The window TGGTGGGCCAGGACGGGCTGGTGGCGAATACCCTCAAATACCTTGCAGGGCAGCCGGTGATCGGCGTCAATCCCGATCCTGAGCGCTGGGACGGAGTGCTCCTCCCCTTTAAGCCTGCCGAGGTCTCCAGGATCGTGGAAGAAACAATTTTGGGCAAACGCAAATACGAAGAAGTAACCATGGCCAAGGCCAGGGTTCAGAATGGCCAGGAACTTCTCGCGGTGAACGATTTTTTCATCGGGCAGAAAACCCACACCAGCGCCCGGTACGTGATCAAGTACGGGGGCCTCAAGGAAAACCAGTCCTCCAGCGGGATCATTGTTTCCACCGGCCTCGGTTCCACCGGCTGGATGAAGAGCGTCATTGCCGGAGCCTCCCGGATCTCCGCCTCGGTCATAGGCCGGCCCTACGGCTCAGGCCAGGAACGTGATGATGTAACCGAGGTCGATGAAGAGGTATATGTCAACGAGAATGCCAGAATTAATTCGGTCTCCAGTAATATGATGGCGGAGATAGCGGCAGCGCCTGTCTTTGCCGAGGCTAAGGCTGCCCGGCTGAGCAAAAAAAAGAAAACCTATGGCCCTTCGGAACTTTCAAAGGTGGTGGGGAAGTGGTCCAGCGCCGAACTCATCTTCGCAGTGCGGGAACCCTTCCCCAGCAAAACCACGGGAACCAATCTGGTGTTCGGAACTGTTTCCGCCAAGGCGCCCCTGCGCATCGAATCCCTCATGGGGGAAAGCGGCGTCATCTTCAGCGACGGCATCGAAAGCGACTTTATCAGTTTTAATTCAGGAACCGAAGCGGTCATCACCCTGGCGGACAAGCGGGGAAGGATCGTGGTATGAATATTCCGATAACGGCCCAAGGGACATGGCGAGCTGTGTCGGACTTATTGCTTTGACCAGGTTCCGTTGAAACGGGTAAAATAGTACCGTCAACAGTGTATTTTGCGCTAGATAAACTATCGGTATAGAACCATGGTGCGAATAGAGATCCCGTTAGGCTAAAAATGTTGATACGGCCTGTCTTGTCAGGCGAGTGAGTTTTCTCACGCTTATACAAACCGAACAATATCTTCAAATGCTTTCCGTTTTTTAGGACGGATGATGTCATTGGGAGGATACCCCAGGGCAATTACCGAACCGAATTGCTTATCCCTTTGAATATGCAACAATTCACAAATCTTTTTGCGATCATAAAGCCCAATGATACAGCTTCCAAGTCCCTGTGAGGCAGCTTCAAGGCAAACATAGGCGGCAGCCGCTCCTAAATCGCCTTTCGCATAATATTGACTATCGAGAAAACAACTGATAACAGGACTTAAAACCGCATGCTCTTCAAAAATGATGATAAAGGCTTTTGTTGTTTCCAGCCAAACATTTTGCTTTAACTGTTGTCCGCATTGCGCTATTTGAGTCACCATATCAGGATTTTCTACTACCGCAAAACTCCAGGGCTGGGCATTGCAGCCGGAATGGGCTAAGCGGCCCGCTTCTACACATAGAACCAGTTTATCATGCTCCACGGGTTGATCTGAAAAACCGCGGCAGCTCTGCCGTTGTTTACAAAGGTCTAAAAAATCATCATAGTGCATATCAGGATGCTCCTTTTTAATAGCATATACCAAACTGGCGGCACTTGTCCTTACGGCTCATATTCAGCACATTTCGTCAAAGATCGTCAGCTGAACATTTCCGGCTTCTTTCGCGGCTTTGACGCATGATGCAGCAAATCCGCTTTTTGAAAAAATCCGGTAGTATTTTTTCGCATAATTGAATTGCGCGGATTTAGCGATGAGCGCATTGAGTACATCGGTTCCGGTTTTTTCATTTTTCCATTTGCACTCACAAAAAAGCGCCGACTCCTTTCCCTGAAAGGCGACAAGGTCAATTTCAGCTTCTTCTTTTCGGAGCGGATCATTGCCCCACCAGCGGCCGATGGATTGAAACACAAAGGGCCTGGGGTCTGCGGCATTTTCCCGCCAGAGGAACTGTTTACAGATTTCTTCAAAGATCCTGCCCATGTAGGTTGATAAACCTGATTCAATGATTTTCCAGGCCTCTTCGCCCCTGTTCCGTTGGACGAGCTCAATAAGCGGCGGTATAAAGCAATACCAGAATTGATATAATCCGTCTCCGATGCGGTAGATCGCTTTTCTGCCGGTTTTTAAAGAAATTTCTGCAGGGGATTCTTTTATGACAATGCCCAGATCCATAAGCGTCTTTAGCATATGGCTTACTCGTGCAGTATCAAAACCGGTCTTCGACGCAAGCTCGCCAAGCCGAGTAGTTCCCGAAGCAATTTCCCTGATGAGGGCATTGCAGCTTGCCGGTTCCCGCAGTTCCTGCTTGAGGAGGTTTTCCGGTTCTTCAAACAGAAAGCCCGAGGGAGACAAAAAGTGGGCTATTACATTTTCCTTTAAGGATCTGCGGCCGCTGAAAAGGACCGCATACAGGGGTATTCCGCCTGACATGGCGTATGCACAGGCCTTGTCAAAACGGCTCATGGACGGGATAAATTCGGCAGTTTCAAAAAAATCCATTGGCTGTATTTTATATTGCGTAGTACGGCGTCCATAGAGGGGGCTTTGATAACCCAATACATGATTTTCCATAAAGGAAAGAGAAGATCCGCAGAGAATAAGAAAGAGCTTGCAGCCGGGAGGCCGGTGATCTATCTTTGCCTGCAGCGCCGAAGAAATACCCGGCCAGGCCTTGGCCAGATAGGGGAATTCGTCTATCACCAGGATAAGACGGGATGTGCGTGCTTCCTGAAACAAAAAATCAAGGGCATCATCAAAATTTTTATAAACCGGGCCGCTGCTATTCCGGGTGCCTTCGGGTTTTTTATACACAGTATGAATACTCCGGCTGAAAAGCTCGAGATTTTCCTGGGCGTTTGTCTCCCGGGCAGTAAAAAAACGGCTCTTTTGTCCTTTATAAATTCGCCTATCAGCGCTGTCTTTCCCACCCTTCTCCGGCCGTAAATAACGGCAAATTCAAAGTCCTTTCCATCAAAACGGCGGTGGAGGCTTTCCAGTTCATTTTTCCTGCCTACAAACACGATCTTTCTCCTGATATCAATTTGCTGTATCACGATTCAGTGTCTTATAAAACACTTAATCGTGATACACTAATTTTACTTCAGGAGTTTGATACCGTCAAGGCCAGCAGCCGGTCAATGCATTTAACCGCCTTGTCATATTCGAACATCAGGATAAATTGTTCTATCTCCGTTATGCGGTTCCTTGTTTTTTTATCCAGGGGCATAAGCGTATAATTCAGGAGCAGCTTGTTCACTTCTTCAATGTTCATTCCGGCGAGGGCGTTTTTGAGTTCCTCAAGCCCTGGGACAGCTGTTTCCGTCTGGGCCGCTTCGTTAAGGAGGGCATCGTGTATGCTGTTTAGCAGGGACTTGAGCTTTTCCAGCAGGGGGGCTGTTTTTTCCCTCACGGCCTCTGGGTCTTTTCGCCGGGCCGCTTCTTCCATGAGCGCCGCAGCGTCTCCGAACTCGAGGGCGCCTACGCTGCGGGCTGCGCCTTTGAGGGCATGGACAAGAATGGCATAGAGGCGGAGGTCCCCTTTTTCCGCGGCCTCTGCCAATTCCGCCGCCTTGTCCTCCCCGTCCTGTATAAAGGAGGAAAGTATATCCAGGTAGATCGCCGGATCGTCCCCGGAATTATGCATGCCCCGGATCTGATCAAGTCCCGGTATGCTGGGGAGGGGCGGGCTTTTTTCACCGGGATGGCGGGCTTCTTCGGCGATGGAGTTTATCCGTTTTTCCCGGGGTATCCATTTTTCCAGTATGGCGTTGAGTTTCTTTGTCTCAATAGGCTTTGCGAGAAAATCATCGGCCCCGCTTTTCAGAAAGAGTTCCCGCTGTCCTGCAAGGGCGTTTGCGGTGAGCATGACAAGGGGCAGCTTCCGGTAGTATTCGTCGGTTTTTCCCATGGCCCTGATTTCAGCGGCAACTTCAAGGCCGTCCATGCCGGGCATCATATGATCCAGAAAAACAAGATCGTAGTGGCTGTTTTTTATCATTTCCACTGCCTGGGAACCGGAAAGGCAGGTGTCGATGTCCATGCCGTAAGCGGCCATAAGTTCCTTGGCGACCCACAGGTTGGTGGAAATATCATCAACAATCAGCACCCGTATGGAGGGGGCGGTAAATTCCACCCCGTGATGATCCTGGGGCAAAAATCCTCCGGCGGAAGTGCCGTTGAGCACATTGGCCATGGTGATGGAATAAACCGGCATGAGTATGCAGTTGATATCCCGGTAGGCTGTTCCTTCTCCCTTTTCCACCATGATCACCAAATGGGGAGGAGAAGGATTTTCCCCCATTGCGGCTACAGAATCGGCGGCATGTTTTGAGGATACAAAGGCAAAATCGTAGGCCCCCTTTTCAAGTTCCTCTGTAAATATGTCCAGGTTTTCGGCGCGCCGGGGGGATACACCGAGGCCTTCCAGGGCCGCGTTTAAAAACCGGTAAAAGCGGGGACGCTCCTCCAGAATCAGCACTCCCTTCGCAATGGGTCGTTCAAGGGCGGCTGTCTTCTTCGGGTCTGTAAAGCCCTGCACAATCCTGGCGATAAAAGTGGAGCCTCCGCCGTAGCTGCTTTCCACGGTGATGTCCCCCTCCATGGCCTTGCAGAGATTCAGGGCAATGGGAAGACCGAGGCCGGTACCCTCGATCCCCTGGTTTTGGGAAAGGTTCATCCTGGCAAATTCGTTAAACAGATTTTTTTGGTCCTCTTCCTTTATGCCGATCCCGCTGTCGCTCACCGCAAATTCCAGTTCCAGTTTTTCTTTGCCGGTTATTGTTGATTTGACGCTCAGAGCCACAAATCCCTCTTTGGTGTATTTAGCCGCATTGTTAAGCAGGTTGAACAGAATCTGCCGTATCCTGGCCTCGTCCCCAAAAAGCTGGGCCGGAATGGCGCTGTCGATATCAACAAAAAAATCAACCGGCCTGTCGGTAAAGCGGATGCCGATCATGTTGACTACATCGTTTATCAGGGATGAAAAATAATAAGCCTTCGACTCCGGCTTCATCTGGCCGGATTCAATTTTTGAAAGATCAAGAATATCGTTGATAATTGCCAGCAGGGAATTCCCCGCCTGATTGATGATCGAAATGTATTCGTAAATATTGCCGGGGATATCCTTGCGCATGATGAGTTCGGACATACCCAGAATGGAATTCATGGGGGTTCTTATCTCGTGGCTCATTTTCGCCAAAAAAGCCGATTTGCTCCTGTTTTCCATTTCCGATTTGATCTTTTCCCTGTTGAGGCGGACCAGAAGGTAACTTAAAAAGGACACCAGGATGATCCCCTGAGCGGAGAGCACGATGGACATGTGCCGCAGACCCTCGTAGTAGCTTTTCAGGGGAGTTGCCAAACCTACATACCAGCCGTTAAAAAGCTGTTTGTAATAGGTCGCCATGATTTTGTTTTCCCGGTCCAGTATCTGCATTGCGGCGGTTTTTATTTCCCCCGAGCGCAGTATATCTGCGACTTTTTCATGGTCCTGGCTGAACCGTCCCAGATATTCGCCTATCCGCGCCGGATCGGGGTGGATGACAAAGGCAAGGTCCTGGTTCAGCATCATGCCGTAGCCCCCTTCGGCGATGCTCATGTTCTCCACATATTCGGCGATGCCGCTTATGGATAGATCCATGGCGATAACGCCGTAGAATTCCTCTTCGCTGCCGTAGAGGCTTTTTGATACGGAAATAACCTTTTCCCCGGTGGCGAGATTGGTGTAGAGGGCGGTGACGGCTATCTCGCGGGGGTTGTCCCGGGCCGCAGTATACCAGGGCCTTTCCTGGGGTACATAAGAATCCGGGAATTCCCAGCCGGAACCGCTTGCAAATTGGTCCCGGAAGCAGCCGTAGAGATCGACAAATTCAAAAGTGCAGTTTTCGCAATCCTCCGATTCGCCTATCCACTCGACATACTCCCTGAGAAAAGACTGAATGTCTTCCTTCTGCCCAGAGAAAAGCCGCTTCCGGATCAAGTAGGATGCTTCTGTCAGGATCAGTTCAGATTTCTGCAGGGTGGAGTACAGCCTGAGTTCCGCCGTTTTCAGGGTGCCCGCCGCTGCTACATCGATCTGTTTTTCCAGAATGTTGCGGACAAAGAAATAGCTCACCAGTATCATCAGAAAAAAAGCGGAAAAAACAAAGACAAGCTGCACCGCGATCCGGTTGGTCTTCGTGGCCTTAAGCGGGTACATCTTTTTCTTCCCCTGCAGGTTCTTCAAAATGCAGGACTTGGACAGGCAGCCTGAATTGCGGATAAACCTCCAGAAAAATATCCGTGATACGGGGATCAAAGTGGCGCCCCTTCTCGCTTCCGATTATCCCGGCCGCCTCGTCAGGCGAAAATGCCTTTTTATAGGGCCGCTGCGAAACCAGGGCGTCGTAAACATCCACGACGGCCATGATCCTTCCCTGAAGGGGAATGTCCTCCCCCGCAAGACCCCGGGGATACCCGGACCCGTCCCATTTTTCGTGATGGGAACCGGCCATAATCCGGGCATGGGTCAGAAAGACAGTTTCCTTTGCGCCTTCCTGTATTTTTTTAATGATCCTTTCGCCGAAGGTGGTGTGTTTCTTCATCTCCTCAAATTCTTCCGGAGTCAGCCTGGAAGTCTTCAGCAGGATCTGATCCCTGATGGCGATTTTCCCCACATCGTGCAGCTGGGCCGACTGGAAAAACAGCTCCAGGTTCCAGTTTTCAAGCTCATCAATGTAGACCTGCTTTTTCCGCATTGCTTCCGTCAGGATGCGCAAAGAATATTCGGTCCGTTCCACGTGTTCCCCTGTAACATCATCCCTCCATTCCACCAGATTGCTTATGGTTTTGAGGATGCCGTTCTGCAGGCTTAAGACCGCGCCGGTTTTTTCATCTACCAGATGCTGAAGGTTGTCGTTCAAATACTGGAGTTCCCGCTTTTGGGATTCCACCAGCATGTGCGCATCAACCCGTTTGATAAGCAGGGGCGGCGAAAAAGGTTTGGCGATATAATCCACCGCCCCCAGATTAAAGCCTTCGAGCTCGCTTCCCGGATCGGACTTGGAGGTTAAAAATATAACCGGTATATCCCTGGTTTTTTCGTTTTTCTTTAAAACGCTGATAGCTTTGTAGCCGCTGACATTCGGCATCAGTATATCCAGCAGGATAAGATCCGCAGGATTCGATTCCAGGAAAAGAAACATCTTTTCCGCGCTGGGAACAGTAAACACATCGTACTTGTTCATCAGGGTGTTGCGCGCCATTTTCAGGTTGACCTGGCTATCATCAACCAGGAGGATTCTCTTGCGGCCATTTTCCACGGAATACGGGGACTGACAATTCATATATACTGCTTAAAATAGGCATTTTGTCGTCATTGGTATAGAATTATTTTTTATTTTTGGGTATATTTAACTGTAAATCAATGACCGGAGTATCATGGCAAAACAAAAGAATATCTCCGCGAAGCCCCCCGCCTCCGCAGAACCGATAGAAAAACAACTCTGGAAAGCCGCAGACAAACTGCGGAAAAACATCGACGCCGCAGAATACAAGCACATCGTCCTGGGCCTCATCTTCCTCAAGTACATCTCCGACGCCTTCGAGGAACTCCACGAAAAATTGACCTCCGGAAAAGGCGAATACAAAGGCGCCGACCCCGAAGACCGGGACGAGTACCTGGCGGAAAATATTTTCTTTGTCCCCGAAAACGCCCGCTGGACCCGTATCCGTTCACGGGCAAAACAGGTTTCCATAGGCAAAGATATCGACGCCGCCATGGACGCCATCGAAAAAGACAACCCCTCGTTAAAGGACGTACTCCCCAAAGTCTACGCCCGGGGCAACCTCGACCCCGTGAACCTCGGCGCCCTGGTAGACCTTGTCAGCAACACCGCCCTGGGAACAGCCGAGGCCCGGAGCGCCGACCTTCTGGGCCACGTGTTTGAATATTTTCTCGGAGAGTTCGCCCTCGCAGAAGGCAAGAAAGGCGGCCAGTTCTACACCCCCCGAAGCGTAGTAGAACTGTTAGTCTCCATGCTGGAACCCTACAAAGGCCGGGTCTTTGACCCCTGCTGCGGTTCCGGCGGCATGTTTGTCCAGTCCGAAAAATTTGTAGCCAACCACCGGGGCCGCCTCAAGGACATTTCGATATACGGCCAGGAAAGCAACCACACCACCTGGCGCCTTGCCAAAATGAACCTCGCCATCCGGGGAATCGAAAGCTCCCAGGTATCGTGGAACAACGAAGGCTCCTTTCTCAAAGACGCCCACCGTGACCTCAAGGCCGATTTCGTCATCGCCAATCCCCCTTTTAACGACAGCGACTGGTCCGGGGAACTCCTCCGCACCGACGCCCGCTGGCAGTACGGAACCCCGCCCGCAGGAAACGCCAACTACGCCTGGATACAACACTTCCTCTACCACCTGGCCCCCAAAGGAACTGCCGGCTTCGTCCTTGCCAAAGGCTCCCTCACCTCAAAGAGCTCAGGCGAAGGCGACATCCGCAAAGCCCTCATCGAAGCGCAGCTCGTAGACTGCATCGTCAACCTCCCGGCCAAACTCTTTCTCAACACCCAAATCCCCGCCTGCCTCTGGTTCCTCTCCCGCAGCAAAGCCCGAGGCCCCCGCTCCGCCGAAATCCTCTTTATCGACGCCCGCAGCCTCGGCCGCCTCATCAACCGCCGCACCCGCGAACTCGCCCCCGAAGACATCGCGCAAATTGCCGAAACCTATCACCACTGGCGCAGCGCGAACCCCTCCTACCAAGACATCAAAGGCTTTTGCTCCTCCGCCCTCATAGACCGCGTCAGAGACCTTGATCACGTCCTTACCCCCGGCCGCTACGTCGGCCTCCCCGACGAAGAAGACGACTTTGACTTTGCCACCCGCTTCACCAGCCTTAAAGCCGAGTTCGAAGCCCAGCTCAAAGAAGAAGCGCGTCTTAACAAGCAGATACTGGAAAACCTCAAGAAAATAAATCCCGAACCCAAAAAAGGAACCGCCAACGCGGCCCCTAAAAATAGAAGTTTAAAGGAAAACTAAAATGCCATTTATTTCAGTAACCATCGGACAAAAACTAAACAGCGCAGAAAAAGAAAAACTCAAAGCCGAACTCGGCCGCCTCATCACCATCATCCCCGGCAAAACCGAACCCGACCTCATCGTCCACATCCAGGACTCAGGCGCCGTCTACATGGGCGGAACAGAAACCCCCTCCGTCTACATCGACCTCCGCGTCTACACCAAAACCAAAGAAGACGCCAAAAAAACCTTCACCAAAAAACTCTTCGATTTTATCACCGCCGAATACGGCATAAAACCAGACCGCCAATACCTCACCATCAGCGAATACGAAAACTGGGGCTACGACGGCGAGTTCCACTAAGGAAGAATCATGAAGAGCATAAAAAGGGGGAGCACTGTAAAAACCGTGTATGTAATACAGAACCGGCTAAACCTTTTACCCTTATTCGCCGCGGCTCCCCCTCGCTCCGAAGGTTTTTGGCCAGAGGCCAAAAACTCTTCTCCGCTACCCCCACTCGGTTTGTCGGGTGGTGAGACATGGAGGCGGGCATGAGCAGGGACGGGTGGCGGGAGTGCAAGCTGGGGGATGTAGCTAAATTTAAAACTGGAAAATTAAATTCAAATGCCGCAGCAGCTGATGGGATTTATCCTTTCTTCACTTGTTCACCGGAAACATTAAAAATAGATAACTATGCATTTGATGAAGAAGCCTTATTATTAGCTGGAAATAATGCAAATGGGGTTTTTTCATTAAAATATTTCCATGGGAAATTTAACGCTTATCAACGAACCTATATTATTAATCTAAATAATTCTTGTGATTATAAATATATATTTTATGCTTTACAAAAAGAAATAAAAAATTTGGAATTTACTTCTCATGGAACAGCAACAAAATTTCTTACATTGTCAATACTCAATACTATACCTATTTTACTTCCTTCTATCAGTAAACAAAAAGCTATCGTTTCAATCCTGTCAAGCCTTGATGATAAAATTGATTTACTGAATAGGCAGAATAAGACCTTAAAGGCAATGGCGGAAACGTTGTTTCGACAATGGTTTGTGGAGGAGGCAGACGAGAGGTGGGAGGAGAAACCGTTAAGTGACATAGCTGAATTTCTTAATGGATTAGCATGTCAAAATTATCCTCCCGTTAATGATAACGAAAAATTACCTGTATTAAAAATAAGAGAGTTAAGTAGTGGAATATCCGAACAATGTGATTGGGCCACAACTGACGTAAGTAAAAATTATATCATTCATAATGGAGATGTTATCTTTTCTTGGTCAGCGTCATTAATGGTCAAAATATGGGATGGCGGAGACTGTATTCTGAATCAGCATTTATTCAAAGTTAGTTCCAAGGAATACCCCAAGTGGTTCTATTTTGGGTGGTGTAAATATCATTTAGAAGAATTTATAGCTATTGCTCAGACCCATGCCACAACTATGGGACATATCAAGAGAGGTGATTTGGATGCGGCCATGGTAGTAGTTCCACTAAAAAAGGAGCTTGAAACTATGACAAAACAGATGTATCCTTTACTGGAAAAGCAAATTGGTAATTCGAAGCAAATTAATGCTCTCATGCAGATGCGGGATATGGTGTTACCAAAATTAATGAGTGGAGAAGTGAGTGTGGATTAAGGAGGAAATATTATGCAAAAGCTGAAAACCAATAAGTTTATTATATTTCGATACCAAATACTTCCTATTGATAGAAAATTCCAAGGATTTCTTTTTGAGAATATTAATAGTATAGATGAACTCATTGCAAAGAAAAATGATATTTTTCAAGAATATCTCAAAACATTTGGAAATCTAACAAAAGAAAAATCACAAATCATTGTTCAGCATATGAATGAAGAGAAAGATTCTTTATTATTTAAATTTGCAGTTAACCGTTCAATGATCAGAGAAACAAAAATTTTTACAGAAGAAGAATTGGAGAATTGGCCATCATTTTTGGTATATTTCTGGAATGACCCTAAAAAACAGTATTTAATTATTCAAGAGCGTAAGAAAGCTTTTCAGCATATCGACACTATAACTTCCTATATTGAAAATTATTTATCGGATAAATTAAAAGAGTATGGCTTGACGATTCATTTCGAACCATTATTCAACATAGAAGACTTTTGGCATATTATTTCAGAGCATTATAACAACATCAAAGAAATTCAATTTGAATTAATTACTCCAAATATGGCCAATATTTCACATAATTTAAGTACCGATTTAAAAAATTTAGCATATTCAACTAATACTACAAGATCGCAATTAACGATTGCATCTGATGTTGGCTCATCATTAAAAATTGAAAATGACAATAGTCAGATTAATAACTTGGTTAAATATTCTAGTGAAGGGGGAGGTAATATTACGATTAGAGTTAAGGGGCTAAAATCAAAAATTCAAACTTCTAAAACAAAAAAAACCATTGAGATAAACGAGATGGAAATTATTGGTAAAGACCCTGGAGAAATAATACAAATACTAAAAAGGAATCTACAATGAAAAATATAGTGATACATATACTTATTTCAATAGGATTCTCCTTTTTAATTGTTCAATTTCAAAAGATAATGGATTCTCAATACTTAACAGAATACCTAAAAGGAAATTTAATTACCATTATCATTGCTCTTTTAGCAATTAACACCGCCACCCTTGGTATTATTTTAAGCAGAATACGAGAAATAATTAATAATTTAAAGCAGGATTATTTCATCAATACAAAAAAACAAATGCTAAGTTCAATAACAGAGCAAATAATATTAGTCATTATTTCTATCATTTTTTTTATAATAAATGATTCAAATTGGTTAATAAAAAATTCTGAATATAGGGAACTTATCGATACATTTTGTATTTCCCTATTTATATATGACTTAATTATTTTATATGATACTTCAAAAAGTATTTTTATAATTGTCAATTTTAAAAATAATAATAAAGCTGATAATTAAAATTATTGTGGGGGTTAAATATCTGTATGTCTTGATAGTACCAGGCAACTTTTTTAAAAACCTTTGTCTGCGCCTGCCGCAGTAATATACAGTATAACCATGGATACGATATGGTTACCGGCAAAATTGCCAATGACGATGTGGGCGAAACAGTGTCCTTTGTGGTACAGGGAATTATGCGGCCAGAAGATGCCCTTGAAAAATTGAAATTTGAAACGATCAATAATCAGATATGTTTTGCCACCGAAAAGGCCCTGTCCTTTTTAATGTATATCGGATTTGAGGAGTTATAACATGGCCCACAGTTTGATAAAAGCGGCAATCATCCCCGAAATTGTAAAATTGATAGCCGAAAAACACGCGGTCTCCGAACAAAAGGCCCTGGACATGTTTTATACTTCCGCAACGGCAGCTTCCCTTTCGGACGATGAAACCGGCCTTTATGGGCAGAGCGCCCTGTATATTTTCTCACTCTTTAAGGAGGAATAAAAAAGGCCTGCTTATCTTCAAGAAAATAGTCGTTATCTATTTATCCAAAATTCTTCACTAAAATCGTCATTTTTTCTTCGCTTTTTTCTCCAAATTCAGTATATTGATACCAGGGAATAAATGGATCTTCTGGGATCCATTTCTTAATAAGAAGGATCTCCTGAGATCCATTCTAAATTCGGAGGGAAATATGAGTGCTCAGGATTTTTGGAACCGTGTAAGGTTCATGGTAACGAAAAACAAGACAACTCAGGTGGAAATCGCAAAGGCTTGTAATATATCCTATAATACCCTTCACGGATGGATATTAAAAAATATATACCCGCCGGTTATCGACGCTTACAATATCGCTAAAACGCTGGGTGTTACTGTTGATTATCTTATGGCGGGCAAGAGTACAGAGGAACAAAAAATAGAAGTCCAAATTAAAGGGGTCAAAGATTTGCTACAGCATGCTGAAACAAAGCTTGATAAAATGATGCCTACTACTTGATAATACTACAAAAATAGACTACATTAAGAATATGAAGTTACCCGGCAGAAAGGGGTGAAAGGAAAAGCTATGAAGGATACTATAGAATCGATGGTAAGGGCTGGGAAGAAAGCACCCCCTGAAATTATCAAAGAAGCCAGACGAGTGGCAAGAGAAGCCCGGAAACACCCGGAATCATACGATCCCGAATGCCCTCCCAGCTCTCCGCAAGCCTTGGCGGAGTTCGCAGCTCAGGCCCGGGAACTTCGAAAGCGAAAAGCTTCCCCCGTGGTTTCTATTCGCGTAAAGCCGGAGGCCCTGGAAAAATACAGGGCCTTGGGGAAAGGTTATACCGGTACCATGGGGGATGTATTGAACTACGTGGCCGATAACCCGGAGATCCTTGCAAAGGTTTTATGACAGGCGTGGGTTCATTTGCTTCATAATACCTGATGCCTACTGGTTACATTTA is drawn from Leadbettera azotonutricia ZAS-9 and contains these coding sequences:
- a CDS encoding type I restriction-modification system subunit M — protein: MAKQKNISAKPPASAEPIEKQLWKAADKLRKNIDAAEYKHIVLGLIFLKYISDAFEELHEKLTSGKGEYKGADPEDRDEYLAENIFFVPENARWTRIRSRAKQVSIGKDIDAAMDAIEKDNPSLKDVLPKVYARGNLDPVNLGALVDLVSNTALGTAEARSADLLGHVFEYFLGEFALAEGKKGGQFYTPRSVVELLVSMLEPYKGRVFDPCCGSGGMFVQSEKFVANHRGRLKDISIYGQESNHTTWRLAKMNLAIRGIESSQVSWNNEGSFLKDAHRDLKADFVIANPPFNDSDWSGELLRTDARWQYGTPPAGNANYAWIQHFLYHLAPKGTAGFVLAKGSLTSKSSGEGDIRKALIEAQLVDCIVNLPAKLFLNTQIPACLWFLSRSKARGPRSAEILFIDARSLGRLINRRTRELAPEDIAQIAETYHHWRSANPSYQDIKGFCSSALIDRVRDLDHVLTPGRYVGLPDEEDDFDFATRFTSLKAEFEAQLKEEARLNKQILENLKKINPEPKKGTANAAPKNRSLKEN
- a CDS encoding phenylpyruvate tautomerase MIF-related protein — translated: MPFISVTIGQKLNSAEKEKLKAELGRLITIIPGKTEPDLIVHIQDSGAVYMGGTETPSVYIDLRVYTKTKEDAKKTFTKKLFDFITAEYGIKPDRQYLTISEYENWGYDGEFH
- a CDS encoding restriction endonuclease subunit S; the protein is MSRDGWRECKLGDVAKFKTGKLNSNAAAADGIYPFFTCSPETLKIDNYAFDEEALLLAGNNANGVFSLKYFHGKFNAYQRTYIINLNNSCDYKYIFYALQKEIKNLEFTSHGTATKFLTLSILNTIPILLPSISKQKAIVSILSSLDDKIDLLNRQNKTLKAMAETLFRQWFVEEADERWEEKPLSDIAEFLNGLACQNYPPVNDNEKLPVLKIRELSSGISEQCDWATTDVSKNYIIHNGDVIFSWSASLMVKIWDGGDCILNQHLFKVSSKEYPKWFYFGWCKYHLEEFIAIAQTHATTMGHIKRGDLDAAMVVVPLKKELETMTKQMYPLLEKQIGNSKQINALMQMRDMVLPKLMSGEVSVD
- a CDS encoding helix-turn-helix domain-containing protein, producing MSAQDFWNRVRFMVTKNKTTQVEIAKACNISYNTLHGWILKNIYPPVIDAYNIAKTLGVTVDYLMAGKSTEEQKIEVQIKGVKDLLQHAETKLDKMMPTT
- a CDS encoding BrnA antitoxin family protein — encoded protein: MKDTIESMVRAGKKAPPEIIKEARRVAREARKHPESYDPECPPSSPQALAEFAAQARELRKRKASPVVSIRVKPEALEKYRALGKGYTGTMGDVLNYVADNPEILAKVL